DNA sequence from the Acidobacteriota bacterium genome:
ACGAGCGGTAGGACGCAGAGCAGCGGCGCTTCGGCGATCTTCCCTGGACCGCCTCCGTCTCCGCCCGGCGGCGTTGCGAAGAAGCCCCGGACGACGATCGGCATCAGGTAGAAGACGGCGAGGAGTGAGCTCAGCATCAGCACGCCCAGCAACGCGGCCTGTCCCGCGAAGCCGGTCTCGAGCGCGCCGACCATCAGGTACCACTTGGCCCAGGAACCGCCGAGGGGTGGGATGCCGATGATCGAGAGCGAGGCGACGAAGAAGGCGGCGAAGGTCCAGGGCATCGTCCGGCCCAGGCCATCGAGTTCGCTGACCTTCTTCTTGTGGGTGGCGACCAGGATCGCGCCGGCGCAGAAGAAGAGGGTGATCTTGCCGGCCGCGTGCATCGCGATCTGCATGCCGCCCGCGAGGATGCCGGTGGCGGTCGCCATCGCCGCGCCGAGGACGATGTAGGCGAGCTGGCTGATCGTGGAGTAGGCCAGGCGCGCCTTCAGGTTGTCGTGCCGGATCGCGACCACCGCGGCCATCAGCATGGTGAAGGAGGCGATCGTCATCAGTGCGAGGGATCCCGTGCTGCCGCGGAGCAGGTCGAGGCCGAAGACGTAGACGACGACCTTGAGGATGGCGAACACGCCGGCCTTGACCACCGCCACGGCGTGCAGCAGCGCGCTGACCGGAGTCGGCGCGACCATCGCGTTCGGCAGCCAGCGGTGGAAGGGCATGAGGGCCGCTTTGCCGGCGCCGAAGGCGTAGAGCAGCAGGAGAACCGTGACCATGCCGGAACTCGTGTCCGCGGCGAGGATGCCGCCGGGCGCAAACTCGACCGTGCCGGTCAGCCTCCAGGTGAACAGGATGGCGAACAGCAGGAAGGAGATCGACGTGAAGAGCAGGATGCCGAGATAGACGCGTCCCGCGCGC
Encoded proteins:
- a CDS encoding proton-conducting transporter membrane subunit, yielding MNSGTTIAAALLLPVAAAVSCQVFGRLKHPNLRDLATALIGVGTFAAVWQLGGDVLRGGRPELVLFEVLPGVELAFQVEPLGLLYGLVASGLWIATSIYAVGYMRGHHERNQTRFFTFFALSIFAAIGIAFARNLFTLFLFYEALTLLTFPLVTHHGTGEARRAGRVYLGILLFTSISFLLFAILFTWRLTGTVEFAPGGILAADTSSGMVTVLLLLYAFGAGKAALMPFHRWLPNAMVAPTPVSALLHAVAVVKAGVFAILKVVVYVFGLDLLRGSTGSLALMTIASFTMLMAAVVAIRHDNLKARLAYSTISQLAYIVLGAAMATATGILAGGMQIAMHAAGKITLFFCAGAILVATHKKKVSELDGLGRTMPWTFAAFFVASLSIIGIPPLGGSWAKWYLMVGALETGFAGQAALLGVLMLSSLLAVFYLMPIVVRGFFATPPGGDGGGPGKIAEAPLLCVLPLVLTALLSLALFFAAPDLVDLLTF